In Candidatus Binatia bacterium, one DNA window encodes the following:
- a CDS encoding helix-turn-helix domain-containing protein, with protein sequence MKRTDTSGWPCTIARAANVLGDHWNLLIIRQACLGVRRFDDFQAALGIGRNILTQRLGRLVEEGLLRRVAYQESPPRYEYRLTDKGRDVFPILAAMAAWGEKWMTGPEGTPLVLHDTGCDHDMRAVVVCSECREPVDLRRTTARFGPGFVRPKTKGKSR encoded by the coding sequence ATGAAGCGCACCGACACCTCCGGCTGGCCGTGCACCATCGCGCGCGCCGCCAACGTGCTCGGCGACCATTGGAACCTGCTGATCATCCGCCAGGCCTGCCTCGGCGTGCGCCGCTTCGACGACTTCCAGGCGGCGCTCGGCATCGGCCGCAACATCCTCACCCAGCGCCTCGGCCGCCTGGTCGAGGAGGGCCTGCTGCGCCGGGTCGCGTACCAGGAGAGCCCGCCGCGCTACGAGTACCGCCTGACCGACAAGGGCCGCGACGTCTTCCCGATCCTGGCCGCGATGGCGGCCTGGGGCGAGAAGTGGATGACCGGTCCCGAGGGCACGCCGCTCGTCCTGCACGACACGGGCTGCGACCACGACATGCGCGCGGTCGTCGTGTGCAGCGAGTGCCGCGAGCCGGTCGACCTGCGGCGCACGACCGCGCGCTTCGGTCCGGGCTTCGTGCGTCCGAAGACGAAGGGCAAGAGCCGCTGA
- a CDS encoding NAD(P)/FAD-dependent oxidoreductase: MIEDGGGAGSGAEVGDDGEPADGAGSASGEAAAADANGDGLTDVARAADVADVAIVGAGAAGLACAIFAAEEAARLARPPRIVALESARRIGAKILISGGGRCNATHERVTPEDFNGARNPIRNVLAAFDVEATVRWFASLGVELKREETGKLFPVTNRAQTVVDALVARCRALGVELRTGCRVEAVRACTDSDGVAGSRGSSSQTTADAAARFEVTHARGVLRARRLVLATGGRSLPRTGSDGSGYALAQSLGHTVTETQPALVPLVLARGFFHAELRGVSQPTELATWADGKRVDRRTGSMLWTHFGISGPVALDASRHWLAARSSGARVRLAASFFPGESAEAVDARLRALAAERPRASLGRLLAGLLPERLALALLRVAGVDPSTQAAQLTREQRRALVAALTDLELPVVGPRGWDHAEVTMGGVPLAEVDYRTLASRRAPGLYLAGEILDCDGRIGGFNFQWAWATAFLAGRAAARSLAQDDPHAAPRRA; encoded by the coding sequence GTGATCGAGGACGGCGGAGGCGCTGGCAGCGGCGCGGAGGTCGGTGACGACGGGGAGCCCGCCGACGGCGCGGGGAGCGCGAGCGGCGAGGCGGCCGCCGCGGACGCGAACGGCGACGGCCTCACCGACGTCGCACGTGCGGCCGACGTCGCGGACGTCGCGATCGTCGGCGCCGGCGCGGCCGGGCTCGCGTGCGCGATCTTCGCCGCCGAGGAGGCGGCGCGGCTCGCGCGGCCGCCGCGGATCGTGGCGCTCGAGTCGGCGCGCCGGATCGGCGCCAAGATCCTGATCTCGGGCGGCGGGCGCTGCAACGCCACGCACGAGCGCGTCACACCCGAGGACTTCAACGGCGCGCGCAACCCGATCCGCAACGTGCTCGCGGCGTTCGATGTCGAGGCGACCGTGCGCTGGTTCGCGTCGCTCGGCGTCGAGCTCAAACGGGAAGAGACCGGCAAGCTCTTTCCGGTGACGAACCGTGCGCAGACGGTGGTCGACGCGCTCGTCGCGCGCTGCCGCGCGCTCGGCGTCGAGCTGCGCACGGGCTGTCGCGTCGAGGCGGTGCGCGCGTGCACGGACAGCGACGGCGTCGCCGGCTCGCGTGGCTCGAGCTCGCAGACGACCGCGGACGCAGCGGCGCGCTTCGAGGTGACGCACGCGCGCGGCGTCCTGCGCGCACGCCGTCTCGTGCTCGCGACCGGCGGACGCTCGCTACCGCGCACCGGCAGCGACGGCAGCGGCTACGCGCTCGCGCAATCCCTCGGCCACACGGTCACCGAGACGCAGCCCGCGCTCGTGCCGCTGGTGCTCGCGCGCGGCTTCTTCCACGCCGAGCTGCGCGGCGTCTCGCAGCCGACCGAGCTCGCGACCTGGGCCGACGGCAAGCGGGTCGATCGCCGCACGGGCAGCATGCTGTGGACGCACTTCGGGATCAGCGGGCCGGTCGCGCTCGACGCGAGCCGGCACTGGCTCGCCGCGCGCTCAAGCGGCGCGCGCGTCCGCCTCGCGGCGAGCTTTTTCCCCGGCGAGAGCGCCGAGGCGGTCGACGCCCGTCTGCGCGCGCTCGCCGCCGAGCGCCCGCGCGCCTCGCTCGGTCGGCTGCTCGCCGGCTTGCTGCCCGAGCGCCTCGCGCTCGCGCTGCTCCGCGTCGCGGGCGTCGACCCGTCGACGCAGGCCGCGCAGCTCACGCGCGAGCAGCGGCGCGCGCTGGTCGCAGCGCTCACCGACCTCGAGCTGCCGGTCGTCGGCCCGCGCGGCTGGGACCACGCCGAGGTGACGATGGGCGGCGTGCCGCTCGCCGAGGTCGACTACCGCACGCTCGCCTCGCGCCGCGCTCCGGGTCTCTACCTCGCGGGCGAGATCCTCGACTGCGACGGCCGCATCGGCGGCTTCAACTTCCAGTGGGCGTGGGCGACGGCGTTCCTCGCCGGGCGCGCGGCGGCGCGGTCGCTGGCGCAGGACGATCCGCACGCGGCGCCACGGCGCGCGTAG
- the ybaK gene encoding Cys-tRNA(Pro) deacylase: MTPAVVAARRAKIWHELREYRHDADAPSYGVEAAQALGLDPEHVFKTLVAECDGTLVVALVPVARSLDLKALAAAVGAKRAAMADPAQAERATGYVVGGISPLGQKKRLPMVADESMLALETVYVSAGRRGLELALRPADLLRLCDAATARIAR, encoded by the coding sequence GTGACCCCGGCCGTCGTCGCCGCGCGCCGCGCCAAGATCTGGCACGAGCTGCGCGAGTACCGTCACGACGCCGACGCGCCGTCGTACGGCGTCGAGGCAGCGCAGGCGCTCGGCCTCGACCCGGAGCACGTCTTCAAGACGCTGGTCGCCGAGTGCGACGGCACGCTCGTGGTCGCGCTCGTTCCCGTCGCGCGCTCGCTCGACTTGAAGGCGCTCGCCGCCGCGGTCGGCGCGAAGCGCGCCGCGATGGCCGATCCCGCGCAGGCCGAGCGCGCGACCGGCTACGTCGTCGGCGGCATCAGCCCGCTCGGGCAGAAGAAGCGCCTGCCGATGGTGGCCGACGAGAGCATGCTCGCGCTCGAGACGGTGTACGTCAGCGCCGGACGCCGCGGGCTCGAGCTGGCGCTGCGTCCCGCCGACCTGCTGCGGCTGTGCGACGCGGCGACCGCGCGCATCGCGCGCTGA
- a CDS encoding enoyl-CoA hydratase-related protein, which produces MAIHYEKDGHVVTITIDRPEARNALDLEHFGQLADCWVRFRDDDDAYVAILTGVGDVYCVGADLKKFISVVTEQADKLAAGGSKQQVEGSKYTMAHSLVAVLRDGATLPDGSEFALYKPVIAAINGICAAGGMEMMWNTDLRVVAEDAWFQLAEPRRGLFPGGGSTVHSVRQLSWCNAMEVLLLADRITPQRALEMGLVNAVVPRDQVMAKAREWAETICLNGPLAVRACKESAKKSTFLDLKAALANEMSYSTKVFMSEDAKEGIAAFKEKRKPVWKGR; this is translated from the coding sequence ATGGCGATCCACTACGAGAAGGACGGCCACGTCGTCACCATCACGATCGACCGCCCGGAAGCGCGCAACGCCCTCGATCTCGAGCACTTCGGCCAGCTCGCGGACTGCTGGGTGCGCTTCCGAGACGACGATGATGCCTACGTCGCCATCTTGACGGGAGTGGGCGACGTCTACTGCGTCGGCGCGGACCTGAAGAAGTTCATCTCGGTGGTCACCGAGCAGGCCGACAAGCTCGCGGCCGGCGGCTCGAAGCAGCAGGTCGAGGGCTCGAAGTACACCATGGCGCACAGCCTGGTCGCCGTGCTGCGCGACGGCGCGACGCTCCCCGACGGCAGCGAGTTCGCGCTCTACAAGCCGGTGATCGCCGCGATCAACGGCATCTGCGCCGCGGGCGGCATGGAGATGATGTGGAACACCGACCTGCGCGTGGTCGCGGAGGACGCGTGGTTCCAGCTCGCCGAGCCGCGCCGCGGGCTCTTTCCGGGCGGCGGCTCGACGGTGCACAGCGTGCGTCAGCTCTCGTGGTGCAACGCGATGGAGGTGCTGCTGCTCGCCGACCGCATCACGCCGCAGCGTGCGCTCGAGATGGGGCTCGTCAACGCGGTCGTGCCGCGCGACCAGGTGATGGCGAAGGCGCGCGAGTGGGCGGAGACCATCTGCCTCAACGGTCCGCTCGCGGTGCGTGCTTGCAAAGAATCGGCAAAGAAGAGCACCTTCTTGGATCTCAAGGCGGCGCTCGCGAACGAGATGAGCTACTCGACCAAGGTCTTCATGAGCGAGGACGCGAAGGAAGGCATCGCGGCCTTCAAGGAGAAGCGCAAGCCCGTCTGGAAAGGACGGTAG
- a CDS encoding methyltransferase, translating into MKEHVKTPPAEEPRPDGILGLAESFWAAKALMSAAELRLFTVLAQDGPLDGETLRRRLGLHERSARDFFDALVALGMLERENGHYANTRETDLYLDEKKPTYVGGFIEMLSARLYPAFATLTEALQTGKPQSPEAKGGNADFFAELYSNPEQLRLFLRSMTGVSLAAARGIARLFPWKDYETFYDVGAAQGGLPVEVALAHPHLTGGGFDLPQVQPIFEEYVASFGLQDRLRFVPGNFFTDPLPRADVLVMGHILHDWNLDEKRMLLRKAYEALPSGGAIIVCDRIIDDERRRHANGLLLSLVMLIETPGGFDYTGAECREWMKEAGFRESRVVPLDVRESMVVGIK; encoded by the coding sequence ATGAAGGAGCATGTCAAGACGCCCCCCGCGGAGGAGCCGCGGCCAGACGGCATCCTGGGCCTGGCCGAGAGCTTCTGGGCCGCGAAGGCGCTGATGTCGGCGGCCGAGCTCCGGCTGTTCACCGTGCTCGCGCAGGACGGTCCGCTCGACGGTGAGACGCTGCGTCGGCGGCTCGGTCTGCACGAGCGCAGCGCGCGCGACTTCTTCGACGCGCTGGTCGCGCTCGGCATGCTCGAGCGCGAGAACGGTCACTACGCGAACACGCGCGAGACCGATCTCTACCTCGACGAGAAGAAGCCGACGTACGTCGGCGGCTTCATCGAGATGCTGAGCGCGCGCCTCTACCCGGCCTTCGCGACGCTGACCGAGGCGCTGCAGACCGGCAAGCCGCAGTCTCCCGAGGCGAAGGGCGGCAACGCCGACTTCTTCGCCGAGCTGTACTCGAATCCGGAGCAGCTGCGGCTCTTCCTGCGCTCGATGACCGGGGTGAGCCTCGCGGCGGCGCGCGGCATCGCGCGGCTGTTTCCGTGGAAGGACTACGAGACCTTCTACGACGTCGGCGCGGCGCAGGGCGGTCTGCCGGTCGAGGTCGCGCTCGCGCATCCGCACTTGACGGGCGGCGGCTTCGACCTGCCGCAGGTGCAGCCGATCTTCGAGGAGTACGTCGCGTCCTTCGGTCTGCAGGACCGGCTGCGCTTCGTCCCCGGCAACTTCTTCACCGATCCGCTGCCGCGAGCCGACGTGCTGGTGATGGGGCACATCCTGCACGACTGGAACCTCGACGAGAAGCGGATGCTGCTCCGCAAGGCGTACGAGGCGCTGCCCAGCGGCGGCGCGATCATCGTCTGCGATCGCATCATCGACGACGAGCGTCGCCGTCACGCGAACGGATTGCTGCTGAGCCTCGTGATGTTGATCGAGACGCCCGGCGGCTTCGACTATACGGGCGCCGAGTGCCGCGAGTGGATGAAGGAAGCGGGATTCCGCGAGAGCCGTGTGGTGCCGCTCGACGTTCGGGAGTCGATGGTCGTCGGCATCAAGTAA
- a CDS encoding phosphatase PAP2 family protein — MDEGSGIPREPCGAARRSGVDGRRHQVTTAFGYEHLVWGAIVGQVFFAGYLGIPRWLGDAAGFSLALPLDQHVPYVGWAAVPYTLGYAYALAPALFFPELHFFRRGALALLATMAVCFVFFLTVPVRCVPPPLEGGLDALLLPRLPWLQDGGWNSFPSLHVATATLALLSLLKVSRGVSVIAALLWLAIVASTVLLKRHYLLDLPAGIAVGALAHFVIVEPELRRSGVRWAW; from the coding sequence GTGGATGAAGGAAGCGGGATTCCGCGAGAGCCGTGTGGTGCCGCTCGACGTTCGGGAGTCGATGGTCGTCGGCATCAAGTAACGACCGCGTTCGGCTACGAGCACCTCGTCTGGGGCGCGATCGTCGGACAGGTCTTCTTCGCGGGCTATCTCGGGATCCCGCGATGGCTCGGCGACGCCGCCGGATTCTCGCTCGCGCTGCCGCTCGACCAGCACGTCCCGTACGTCGGCTGGGCGGCGGTGCCCTACACGCTGGGCTACGCCTACGCGCTCGCGCCCGCGCTGTTCTTTCCCGAGCTGCACTTCTTCCGTCGTGGCGCGCTCGCGCTGCTCGCGACCATGGCGGTGTGCTTCGTCTTCTTCTTGACGGTGCCGGTGCGCTGCGTGCCGCCGCCGCTCGAGGGCGGGCTCGACGCGCTGCTGCTGCCCCGTCTGCCGTGGCTGCAGGACGGCGGCTGGAACTCGTTCCCCTCGCTGCACGTCGCGACGGCGACGCTCGCGCTGCTGTCGCTGCTCAAGGTGTCGCGCGGCGTGAGCGTGATCGCGGCGCTGCTCTGGCTCGCGATCGTCGCGAGCACCGTGCTGCTGAAGCGTCACTACCTGCTCGACCTGCCGGCCGGGATCGCGGTCGGCGCGCTCGCGCACTTCGTGATCGTCGAGCCGGAGCTGCGGCGCAGCGGGGTGCGCTGGGCGTGGTGA
- a CDS encoding lysophospholipid acyltransferase family protein, whose amino-acid sequence MTRDDVRDLAVTLSRLGVIGGVSAAMTLPALAALAAGYDNDWGHEHLRRFWSGGILRGCRIRYEARGLERLDTSATYVFVSSHASEWDWYLFTHLVPFNWRAVIRADLRRFPLGGPMAAKTGQLFLPPRASVEDLVELCRPQLERGCSILMYPEGRRPAPGTIAEFKPGAFVLAARVGVPVAPIAVVEERPAARRGAFGRNFGHDPGRVRLVAGEPLKARDASAEAIEELRRAAQESVERLAAVDWRD is encoded by the coding sequence GTGACGCGCGACGACGTCCGCGACCTCGCCGTGACGCTCTCCCGGCTCGGCGTCATCGGCGGCGTGTCGGCCGCGATGACGCTGCCCGCCCTCGCCGCGCTCGCCGCGGGCTACGACAACGACTGGGGGCACGAGCACCTGCGGCGCTTCTGGAGCGGCGGCATCCTGCGCGGCTGCCGCATCCGCTACGAGGCGCGCGGCCTCGAGCGGCTCGACACGAGCGCGACCTACGTCTTCGTCTCGAGCCACGCGAGCGAGTGGGACTGGTACCTCTTCACCCACCTCGTGCCGTTCAACTGGCGCGCGGTGATCCGCGCCGACCTGCGTCGCTTCCCGCTCGGCGGTCCGATGGCGGCGAAGACCGGGCAGCTCTTCCTGCCGCCGCGCGCCTCGGTCGAGGACCTGGTCGAGCTCTGCCGCCCGCAGCTCGAGCGCGGCTGCTCGATCCTGATGTACCCCGAGGGCCGGCGCCCCGCGCCCGGCACGATCGCGGAGTTCAAGCCGGGCGCCTTCGTGCTCGCGGCGCGCGTCGGCGTGCCGGTCGCGCCGATCGCGGTGGTCGAGGAACGGCCGGCCGCGCGCCGCGGCGCCTTCGGGCGGAATTTCGGCCATGACCCGGGACGCGTGCGCCTCGTCGCCGGCGAGCCGCTCAAGGCGCGCGACGCATCTGCCGAAGCGATCGAGGAGCTGCGCCGCGCGGCGCAGGAGAGCGTCGAGCGGCTCGCGGCAGTGGACTGGCGAGACTGA
- a CDS encoding NCS2 family permease, which yields MSSPPPSRSTGAASRAGTPQPLFQPGDVDGFFGLAIDNLIQFLLILALCTQVLGFPLELLLDTILPGAALSVVVGNFFYAWQAQRLSAQTGRRDVTALPYGINTVSLFAFVMLVMLPVKLAAQAEGLSEAEAARVAWRIGLASCALSALIELGGALVAERVRRWTPRAALLSTLAGIAISFIAMDFAIKTFGAPLVALLPLGVILVTYFSGVHLPLRIPGGAWALLLGTASAWLLHALGERSPVDAARIAGATATVGFYLPTPVVGDLVAGLTHPLFAQYLIPVILPMGLFNVLGSLQNIESAEAAGDPYPTLPSLTVNGVGSVLAAMFGSCFPTTIYIGHPGWKALGARSGYSVLNGVFFAVLSLFGLTYLINTFVPMEAGMAIVLWIGIIITAQAFQATPSEHAPAVAVGLFPALAGWGALILTQTLGAAGNAVGDPSVAARALADPRAFAMAGLDLSGLVALSQGFMLTCMVWSAISAKLIDREFRTAAVWALIGATIAFFGFVHAGSLTPSGGTYDIGFASGWRWALGYVACGLFFLFVERVGGGVRTH from the coding sequence ATGTCGAGCCCACCGCCTTCTCGATCGACGGGTGCTGCGTCGCGCGCCGGGACGCCGCAGCCGCTCTTCCAGCCCGGCGACGTCGACGGCTTCTTCGGCCTCGCGATCGACAACCTGATCCAGTTCCTGCTGATCCTCGCGCTCTGCACGCAGGTCCTTGGCTTCCCGCTCGAGCTGCTGCTCGACACGATCCTGCCCGGCGCTGCGCTGTCGGTGGTGGTCGGCAACTTCTTCTACGCCTGGCAGGCGCAGCGTCTCTCGGCGCAGACCGGGCGACGCGACGTCACGGCGCTGCCCTACGGCATCAACACCGTGTCGCTGTTCGCGTTCGTCATGCTGGTCATGCTGCCGGTCAAGCTCGCGGCGCAGGCGGAGGGCCTGAGCGAAGCGGAGGCCGCACGCGTCGCGTGGCGGATCGGGCTCGCGTCGTGCGCGCTGTCGGCGCTGATCGAGCTCGGCGGCGCGCTGGTCGCGGAGCGCGTGCGTCGCTGGACGCCGCGCGCGGCGCTGCTGTCGACGCTCGCCGGGATCGCGATCAGCTTCATCGCGATGGACTTCGCGATCAAGACGTTCGGCGCGCCGCTCGTCGCGCTGCTGCCGCTCGGGGTGATCCTGGTGACGTACTTCTCCGGCGTGCACCTGCCGCTGCGCATCCCGGGCGGCGCCTGGGCGCTGCTCCTCGGCACGGCGTCGGCGTGGCTCCTGCACGCGCTCGGCGAGCGCTCGCCGGTCGACGCGGCGCGCATCGCGGGCGCGACCGCGACCGTCGGCTTCTACCTGCCGACGCCGGTCGTCGGCGACCTCGTCGCCGGGCTCACGCACCCGCTGTTCGCGCAGTACCTGATCCCCGTCATCCTGCCGATGGGGCTGTTCAACGTGCTGGGCTCGCTCCAGAACATCGAGTCCGCCGAGGCCGCCGGCGACCCGTACCCGACGCTGCCGAGCCTCACGGTGAACGGCGTCGGCTCGGTGCTCGCGGCGATGTTCGGCTCCTGCTTCCCGACCACGATCTACATCGGCCACCCGGGCTGGAAGGCGCTCGGCGCGCGCTCGGGCTACTCGGTGCTGAACGGCGTCTTCTTCGCCGTGCTGTCGCTCTTTGGTTTGACGTACCTGATCAACACCTTCGTGCCGATGGAAGCCGGCATGGCGATCGTGCTGTGGATCGGCATCATCATCACCGCGCAGGCGTTCCAGGCGACGCCGTCGGAGCACGCGCCGGCGGTCGCCGTCGGGCTCTTTCCCGCGCTCGCCGGCTGGGGAGCCTTGATCTTGACGCAGACGCTCGGCGCCGCGGGCAACGCGGTCGGCGATCCGTCGGTCGCGGCGCGCGCGCTCGCCGACCCGCGCGCCTTCGCGATGGCGGGGCTCGACCTCTCCGGCCTGGTCGCGCTGTCGCAGGGCTTCATGCTGACCTGCATGGTGTGGTCGGCGATCAGCGCGAAGCTGATCGACCGCGAGTTTCGCACCGCCGCGGTGTGGGCGCTGATCGGCGCCACGATCGCGTTCTTCGGCTTCGTCCACGCGGGCTCGCTGACGCCGTCGGGCGGCACGTACGACATCGGCTTCGCGAGCGGCTGGCGCTGGGCGCTGGGCTACGTCGCCTGCGGGCTGTTCTTCCTGTTCGTCGAGCGCGTCGGCGGTGGCGTGCGGACGCACTGA
- a CDS encoding copper-binding protein, translating to MGAAILGMTIAACTSLPEGKLYPIRGEVVSVAAARNEVMLRHEPIAGFMEAMTMPFPVAKYELLEGIEPGDRVEGVLLVEGTRFVLLSLAEIPPAAEEAKPAPPGESS from the coding sequence ATGGGCGCCGCCATTCTCGGGATGACGATCGCGGCGTGCACGAGCCTGCCCGAGGGCAAGCTCTACCCGATCCGCGGCGAGGTGGTTTCGGTCGCGGCGGCGCGCAACGAGGTGATGCTGCGCCACGAGCCGATCGCGGGGTTCATGGAAGCGATGACCATGCCCTTCCCGGTCGCGAAGTACGAGCTACTCGAGGGCATCGAGCCGGGCGATCGGGTCGAGGGCGTGCTGCTCGTCGAGGGGACGCGCTTCGTGCTGCTGAGCCTCGCCGAGATCCCGCCCGCCGCGGAGGAAGCGAAGCCCGCTCCGCCGGGCGAGTCGAGCTGA
- a CDS encoding PQQ-binding-like beta-propeller repeat protein — protein MPTRLPSLATTVTVAAVFTLVAASALDAAAQTPAERITPRPLPIPGRTEWRPQGCRSVPPSHPVLTPRTAFRRAHGDLESSDEVLLAYPPVFEREWIAEPQLYQVTTPSFDRAGNLYMSPLLPHEPILMLSLDARTGERRFVVPLGSGDRGGGVVPLVLRDPESGDDVIYAHGYQRVVAVRSDGRVVWDAPTGLGPATTAVQSPIGLAWEPVSDAIVGLTRDGFLFLLDRRTGTALLPAPLQLPGEPSPPQESEVSPELAAQVDALLAPLVAFTPGRGVRDLIQVLLGGSSEIANNLSVDARRGRLWIAATARDDADGTIDGVSELGALYRFDVVRDGARVELVEACHHTFSGGSASTPTLGQDGTRVYLGDDAGALLALEAEDCSEAWRVPLDSQIFGSIAAGSDGRELFAASARGVFQVFDEGTHGRRGWTAALDLYDVPDDLGGYGGINLLLTGIGANGLLLQSGVGLMTATQSLPVRTGIVHLDRLTGLPRWFADGLEESLGAMSTGEDGALYLPQAPLRRAFSLAIGITNEPLIGGVSKWSSTRDDLLARDAACAAADRAANALAHAAECPDSAAADAEQVEVLRRQMQDAVERALGRGELSSSVARRVRALAALAAAGDGSPLLAGDDQPLALSAVRRPGQGLDAAGVARFHRRAADALGRACRLLARE, from the coding sequence ATGCCGACGCGTCTCCCCAGCCTCGCGACGACCGTCACCGTCGCCGCCGTCTTCACCCTCGTCGCCGCGTCCGCGCTCGACGCCGCCGCCCAGACGCCCGCCGAGCGCATCACGCCGCGCCCGCTGCCCATCCCGGGACGCACCGAGTGGCGTCCGCAGGGCTGCCGCAGCGTGCCGCCGTCGCACCCGGTGCTGACGCCGCGCACCGCGTTTCGCCGCGCGCACGGCGACCTCGAGAGCAGCGACGAGGTGCTGCTCGCCTACCCGCCCGTCTTCGAGCGCGAGTGGATCGCCGAGCCGCAGCTCTACCAGGTGACGACGCCGTCCTTCGACCGCGCGGGCAACCTCTACATGTCGCCGCTCCTGCCGCACGAGCCGATCCTCATGCTGTCGCTCGACGCCCGCACCGGCGAGCGCCGCTTCGTCGTGCCGCTCGGGTCGGGCGACCGCGGTGGTGGCGTCGTGCCGCTCGTGCTGCGCGACCCGGAGTCGGGCGACGACGTGATCTACGCGCACGGCTACCAGCGCGTGGTCGCGGTGCGCAGCGACGGCCGCGTGGTGTGGGACGCGCCGACCGGGCTCGGGCCCGCGACCACCGCGGTGCAGTCGCCGATCGGCCTCGCCTGGGAGCCCGTCTCCGACGCGATCGTCGGGCTCACGCGAGACGGCTTCCTCTTCCTCCTCGACCGCCGCACCGGAACGGCGCTTCTGCCGGCGCCGCTGCAGCTCCCCGGCGAGCCGTCGCCGCCGCAGGAGAGCGAGGTGTCGCCCGAGCTCGCGGCGCAGGTCGACGCCCTGCTCGCGCCGCTCGTCGCCTTCACGCCGGGACGCGGCGTGCGCGACCTCATCCAGGTGCTGCTCGGCGGCAGCAGCGAGATCGCGAACAACCTCTCGGTCGATGCGCGGCGCGGACGCCTGTGGATCGCCGCCACCGCGCGCGACGACGCCGACGGCACGATCGACGGCGTCTCCGAGCTCGGCGCGCTCTACCGCTTCGACGTCGTGCGCGACGGCGCGCGCGTGGAGCTCGTCGAGGCGTGCCACCACACGTTCTCCGGCGGCTCGGCGTCGACGCCGACGCTCGGCCAGGACGGCACGCGCGTCTACCTCGGCGACGACGCGGGTGCGCTGCTCGCGCTCGAGGCGGAGGACTGCAGCGAAGCCTGGCGCGTGCCGCTCGACTCGCAGATCTTCGGCTCGATCGCCGCCGGCTCCGACGGCCGCGAGCTCTTCGCCGCGTCGGCGCGCGGCGTCTTCCAGGTGTTCGACGAGGGCACGCACGGACGACGCGGCTGGACCGCGGCGCTCGACCTCTACGACGTCCCCGACGACCTCGGCGGCTACGGCGGAATCAATTTGCTCTTGACGGGCATCGGGGCGAACGGCCTGCTGCTGCAGTCGGGCGTCGGCCTGATGACCGCGACGCAATCGCTGCCGGTGCGCACCGGCATCGTCCACCTCGACCGCCTGACCGGGCTGCCGCGGTGGTTCGCGGACGGCCTCGAGGAGTCGCTCGGCGCGATGAGCACCGGCGAGGACGGCGCTCTCTACCTGCCGCAGGCGCCGCTGCGCCGCGCGTTCTCGCTCGCGATCGGCATCACGAACGAGCCGCTGATCGGCGGGGTCTCGAAGTGGTCGTCGACCCGCGACGACCTGCTCGCGCGCGACGCCGCGTGCGCGGCCGCCGACCGCGCGGCGAACGCGCTCGCGCACGCCGCCGAGTGCCCGGATTCCGCGGCGGCCGACGCGGAGCAAGTCGAGGTGCTGCGCCGTCAGATGCAGGACGCGGTCGAGCGCGCGCTGGGCCGCGGCGAGCTGTCGTCGAGCGTCGCGCGCCGCGTGCGCGCGCTCGCGGCCCTCGCGGCGGCGGGCGACGGCAGCCCGCTGCTCGCCGGCGACGACCAGCCGCTCGCGCTCAGCGCGGTGCGACGTCCGGGACAAGGGCTCGACGCCGCCGGCGTCGCGCGCTTCCACCGCCGCGCCGCGGACGCGCTCGGCCGCGCGTGCCGCCTGCTCGCGCGCGAGTGA